A stretch of DNA from Variovorax paradoxus:
CTGTAGCGCCGCCCACGCGCTTTCGTCCGATCAGTGTTCGATGCGCGTGCCGAGCACCACCAGGAACTGCGACAGCCACGCCGGATGCGCCGGCCAGGCCGGTGCGGTGACGAGGTTGCGGTCGGTCACGGCCTGGTCGACCGGGATGCCCATGTACTCGGCACCGGCCAGTTCCACCTCGACCTGGCAGGCCGGATACGCCGACACCTTGCGGCCCTTGATGAGGCCCGTGGCCGCGAGCAGCTGTGCGCCGTGGCAGACGGCGGCCACCGGCTTGTCGGTCGCGAGGAAGTGGCGCGCGATCTCGACCACGCGGGGGTGCATGCGCAGGTACTCGGGCGCGCGGCCACCGGGGATCACGAGCGCGTCGTAGGCCTCGGGGCGCACGTCGTCGAAGGTCGCGTTCAGCGTGAAGCGGTGACCCGGCTTCTCGCTGTAGGTCTGCGCGCCCTCGAAATCGTGGATGGCGGTGTGCACCCAGTCGCCGGCCTTCTTGTCGGGCGCCACCGCATGCACGGTGTGGCCGACGGCCAGCAGGGTCTGGAACGGCACCATGGTTTCGTAGTCTTCGGCGTAGTCGCCGCAGAGCATCAGGATCTTGCGAGCCATCGGGTTTGTCTCCTTCGGATGAGGTGGTGCGAAACCGGCCGGCGCAGGGTGCGCGCCAGCCGTCGCCGCATTATTCGAAGGGGGAGGGCGCAGCGGGTAGCAGCGGGCTGTGATGCCGCTGCGGTCGCTACTTGACCGAGCCCGCGGTCAGGCCTTGCACCATGTAGCGCTGCATCCACGCAAACAAAATGGCGACCGGGACCACGGCGCAGATGGCGGCGGCCATGACCAGCTCCCACTGCACCACGTACTGTCCCGCGACCATGTTGGTGACGAGCACGGTCAGCGTCTGCTTTTCCGTGGAGCGGATCAGCGTGTAGACCACCGCGAACTCGTTCCAGGCATTGACGAAGGTGACGAGTGCGGTGACCGCCATGGCGGGCAATGCCAGCGGCAGGAACACCTTGAACACCGTGCGCACGGGCCCTGAGCCTTCGAGCCAGGCCGACTCTTCCAGGTCGCGCGGAATGGTCTCGAAGTACGAGGTCATCATCCAGACGGCAAAGGCAATCCCGAAGGCGCCATAAGCGATCACCACGGACAGGCGCGAGTCGGTCATGTTGCCGCCGTCGAACCACGGCAGGCTGGCCGCCATCTTGAACAGCCCCACCACCAGCAGCACGGGCGAGATCATCTGCGTGATGAGCAAGAACTGCCGGTAGCCGCCCTGGCCGCGAAATTTCAGGCGCGCCAGCGCGTAGGCGGAAGGCACGCTGACGGCAATCGTCAGCACCGTCGCACAGAGCGACACCAGCAGGCTGTTCAGCAGCGCGCGCCCGAAGCCGGTCTGGGTCCACATGGCGGAGAAGTTGCTCCACTGCCATTGCTGCGGCAACCAGCGGGCCGGATAGACGTAGATCTCGGAAGCCGGCTTGAGCGCCGTGAAGAACATCACCGCGAGCGGAAAGATGACCACGACCACCAGCGGCAGGAGCAGCAGCCAGCACCAGAGGCTGCGCACGAGTTTGTCGGAGCGGATCATGCGGCGGCCTTCGCGGACTGGCGCTTTTGCAGGCGCAGGTAGAACACGGTGAAGGCCAGCAGCAAGGCCAGCATCACGAGCGAGATGGCTGCCGCTTCGCCGGGGCGACCCATGCGAAAGCCCAGCTGGTAGAGCCAGGTGACGAGGATGTGCGTGGCGTTGTCCGGCCCGCCCTGCGTCATGATCCAGATGATGGGGAACGAGTTGAAGACGTAGATCACGTTCAGCACGATCGCCATGTGGATGAAGGGCTTGAGCAGCGGCAGCGTGAGCCGGCGAAACTGCCGCCAGCGCGACGCGCCTTCGATGTCGGCCGCTTCGTAGATGTCCTGCGACACCGATGACAGGCCGCCCAGAAAGATCGTGACGGTGAAGGGAATGGACACCAGGATGCCCACGCCCACTTCGACCCAGAACGCGAGCTGTCCGTCGGCCAGCCAGTTGATCGGCTCCTGGATGACCCCGACCATCGCCAGGCTCGCATTGACCATGCCGTACTGGCCGTTGAAGGACCAGGTCCAGACGATGGCCGTCATGGTCAGCGACACCGCCCACGGCAGCATCACGATCGTGCGCGCCACGCCCCGGCCATAGAAATCCTGCTGCAGGATGAGCGCGATCGGCACGGCACACAGCACCGCGCCGCCGACCACGCACACCGTCCACTGCACCGTGCGCCACACCACGTGGGCGAACACCGGGTCGGTGAACACGGTGCGAAAGTTGTCCAGGCCGTTGAAGGCCCGCAGCAGGCCGAAGCGCGAGATGTCGTGCACCGACTGGAACACCAGCGTGGACAGCGGGTAGGCCAGGATGAAGATCGTCAGCAACAGGCTCGGCGCAATCAGCCCCCAAGCCAGGGCCGGACCTCGAACGGGATTCTGCATAGGGCAATTCGATCGGAATGGGCGTGGTTAGGCGTGGTGCGACACGCGGAAAGCCGGCGCAGCCCCAGGGCTGTGCCCCGAGGCTGGCTTGCTTACTTCTTGTTGAGCTTGGTGTTGGCTTCGGCCGCGGCCTTGTCCAGCGCCGCCTTCGGTTCTGCCTTGCCCTGGTAGATGGCCTGCAGCGCATTGGTGACGGCCTGCGCCGAGTCTTCCCAGCCGGCGACCAGCGGCGCGAAGCGCGCGTTGGGCAGCAGGGTCACGAACTCGGAGAGCACCGGGTCGTCCTTGAACACGGGGTCGTTGGCCACCTCGCGCGTCACCGGCATGAAGCCTTCGCCCTGATCGAACTTCAGCCGCGCGTTCTTGGAGAACATGAAGCTCAGGAATTTCTGGGCGGTTTCCTTGTTCTTCGAGGTCTTGAACATCATGATCGAATCGGTCACGCCGAAGGTGATGTCCTTGCCGCCGTTGGGCACGCCGGCGATGCCGTATTTCAGTTGCGGCGCGTCCTTGGCGATTTCCTTGGCCAGCGGCGGCAGCGAAATGACCATGCCCAACCGGCCCTGCTTGAACAGGTTGTGCAGGTCGTAGCGCGTGTTGCCGGCCACGCCGGGCTCGGTCAGGCCCTGGTCGATCATGCTTTTGTAGAGCGTGGCGGCTTTCACACCGGTCGGCGAATTGAATGCGGCCTTGTTGCCCGCATCCAGCACGTCGCCCCCCATGCTCCACAGCGCGTAGTAGAAATAAGTGTCGGTATCCAGGTCTTTGCCCTGAATGCCGTAACCGTAGGCGCCCGTGGCCTTGATCTTTTTCGAGGCGGCAATCACGTCGTCCCAGGTCTTGGGGCCATTGGGAAAACCTGCCTTGCTCAGCATGTCCTTGTTATAGAACATGGCGCGCACGCTGGCCGCAATGGGCAGCGCATACGGTTTGCCTTTGATATTTCCGGCGTTCAGGAAGGCCGGAATAAAGCGCTCCTTGAACGCCGTATTGGCGTAATTGTCGACCGGTTCCACCAGGTCGTCGTTCACGAAATCGCCCACCCAACGGGTGGCCACGTGGGTCAGGTCGGGCGGGTTGTTGCTGGCGATTTCCGCCTGCAGTTTCTGCTGCATGTTCTCCCAGCTTCCCACCTCGACCTTGACCTTGTCTCCGGGGTTGGCCTTCTCATATTCCCGGGCCAGCGCCTCCAGCCAGGGGCGTGTGTTGTCGCTGTAGCTGGACATGGCGATGCGGATATTTCCCGCGTGGGCCGTGAGAGAAGAAAGGCCCAGAAGAATTGCACTGGCCAATAGAGTTGTATTTCGTTTTTTCATATTTAATTCCTCGTAAGATTATTGAAAATGAATTAAATCCACGCCTGCTTCTGCTGCGATCAATGCTTGCGCTTTTTTATCTTACGAGGCGGCCAGATGACGCCATAGATAGAGCTAACCCTCGATTTCTAAAAACTAGAACCCTGCGTGCGAAATATTGAAGGCCCAATGCCGATGACGTCCTGTACGCTCCAAAATTCGAGCTCGAATTGCGCGCGGTAATTCATTGCCGCCCGGTCGGGAGAGGTATTGGCAATTCACAGGGCGCATTGCGTGGACAAATTAATTTCGACCCCGTCTCCGGTTCATTCCCACGCGTCGCCCCGGCGCGTGACGCTGGTCACGGGCGCCGCGGGCGGTATCGGCCAGGCCCTGTGCCGCCGCGTGCTGCAGGCCGGCGACCGGCTGATCGCGCTGGACCACGATGCAGGCGCACTGGACCGACTGGCGGGCGTGTTGGCCGGGCAGGGCGTGAGCGCCGACGATCTGGCGCGGCTGCATCCCTTGGTGGCGGACGTCACCGACTGCGCAGGCCTGTGCGACAAGGTGGCCGGGGCCGCCGCGGTGGTCGGGCCGGTGGACGTGCTGGTGTCGAACGTGGGCGCCGCGCGCGGGCCGACGGTGCGCAAGACCACGCCGCAGGACTGGCAGGCCGACATCCAGCTCAACCTCAACGGCGCGTTCCATTGCGTGGAGGCGGTGCGCGAGGCCATGGTCGAGCGCCGCAGCGGGCAGCTCGTGCTCATCGGCTCGGTCAACGCGCTCACGACGCTCGGCCACCCGGCCTACAGCGCGGCCAAGGCGGCGCTCGTCAGCTACACCCGCTCGCTCGCCATGGAGCTGGGCGGCTATGGCATCCGCGCCAACATCGTGCTGCCGGGCACCGTCAAGACGCCCGCCTGGCAGGCGCGCGCCGACAAGAACCCGCAGGTGTTCGAGCAGCTGAAGAAGTGGTACCCGCTAGGCGACTTCGCGACACCGGACGACGTCGCCGATGCCGTGCTGTTTCTCGCGTCGCCCGCCGCGCGCGTCATCACGGGCGTGGCGTTGCCGGTGGATGCGGGGCTCATGTCGGGCGTCCTGCCGATGGCCCGTGAGATCACCGTCGAAGACTACTGAGCCAGCGACCCCCTTCCACAACTACAAGGAGACCCCATGGCTCAGGTTCAACTCAAGCAACTGCGCAAGGATTTCGCGGGCGTGCCCGTCGTGCACGGCATCGACCTGGACATCGCCCACGGCGAGTTCGTCGTGCTCGTCGGCCCCTCGGGCTGCGGCAAGTCGACACTGCTGCGCATGATCGCGGGGCTGGAGCCCATCAGCGGCGGCGAGCTGCGCATCGGCGGTGCGCGGGCCAACGACCTGTCGCCGCAGAAGCGCAACATCTCGATGGTGTTCCAGAGCTATGCGCTCTACCCGCACCTGTCGGTCTACGAGAACATCGCCTTCGGCCCGCGCACGCGCGGCGAGGCCGAAAGCGAATTCCGCCCGCGCATCGAAAAAGCCGCCGGCCTGCTCAACCTCACGCCCTACCTCGACCGCCTGCCGCGTGCGCTCTCGGGCGGACAGCGCCAGCGCGTCGCCATGGGCCGCGCCGTGGTGCGCGAGCCCGCGCTGTTTCTGTTCGACGAGCCGCTGTCCAACCTCGACGCGCAGCTGCGCGTGCAGATGCGCGCCGAGATCAAGGCCCTGCACCAGCGCCTGGGCAACACCATGGTCTACGTCACGCACGACCAGGTGGAAGCCATGACCATGGCCGACCGCATCGTCGTGATGCGCGCGGGCCGGGTGGAGCAGGTCGGCGCGCCGCTGGCGCTCTACGACCGCCCGGTCAACCGCTTCGTGGCGGGCTTCATCGGCTCGCCCGCGATGAACTTCACGCAAGGGCAGGTGCATCGCGAACACGGCCGCACCTGGCTCGCGCTGCCCGACGGGCAGACCTGGCATCTGCCCACTTCCGGGTGCACGCCCCTGCTGGCCGATGGACAGCACATCCTGCTGGGGCTGCGGCCCGAGCATCTGCAGTTGGCCCCCGAAGGGCTGGCGCTGCGCGTGATCCTCACGGAGTCGACGGGCGACAAGACGCAGATCTACGGCACCGTGGCGGGCAGCGAAACGCCCTGGTGCGTCTCCGTGCATGACCGCGTGGCGCTCAAGCCAGGCGACCTGGTGCGCCTGCAGGTCCGTGATGGCGCATCGACGCATTGCTTCGATGCGCAGACAGAGCGCCATGTAGGCGTCGCGGCCCCCGCGCCGGCCGGGCACAGGCCGTCCGTGTCCAGTGCGGACGCGCGTGCCAGCGGCAGCGAAGGTCAGCGCCATGCTGCGTCGATCGCGTATTCGTACGGCTAGGCCATGAGCAACCACTGCATGTCCGACGTCGAAACGGGAAACTGCATCGGCGGGCGCTGGTCGACCACCATCGACACGATGCCGGTGGTCAACCCGGCCTATGGTGAAACCATCGCCACCGTGCCCCGGTCAAGCCGCGAGACGGCGAACACGGCGATCGCCGCCGCCAAGGCCGCTGCGATCGATTGGGCCGCCACGCCGGTGTTCGAACGCGCTGCAATGTGCGTGGCGATCGCGACATCGATCGATGCCGCGCGCGGCGCCATCGCGCACACGCTGTCGTGCGAGCAAGGCAAGGTTTTGGCCGAGGCGCTCGGCGAAGTCGCCAAGGCCGCCGACGGCTTCCGGCTTGCCGCCGAACTCGTCAAGCAGATGGGCGGGAAGACGCTGCCGGCGGAAGACCCGAGCAAGCTCGTCCTCACCCTGCGGCAGCCGCGCGGCGTGTACGGCGTCATCACGCCCTGGAACTTCCCGGTCAACATCCCCGTGGAGTACCTCGCCCCCGGCATTGCCACCGGCAACACCATCGTCTGGGTGCCCGCACCGTCCACCGCGCTCGTGGCCTGCGCGCTGATGGCCGCCATCGAAAAGGCCGGCTTGCCCGCCGGCGTTCTCAACCTGGTGGTCGGGGAGGGCGCGACCGTGGGCGATGCGGTGGTCGTGCACCCGGACGTGACCGCCATCGCCTTCACCGGCAGCACCGCGACGGGCCAGCGCATCGCCGAACGAGGCGCCGGAAAGCCCCTGCTGCTCGAGCTCGGAGGCAATGGGCCTCTGATCGTTTGCGAGGATGCAGACCTCGATGCAGCCGCCGCTGCAGCAGCCGGCGGCGCGTTCTTCAATGCAGGGCAAGTCTGTGCGGCCACAGGCGTTGTGCTGGCCCATGCCAGCGTGGTCGATCGCCTCTGCGACAAGCTGGTCGCCAAGGCGGCCGATCAGGTCCTGGGCGATCCTTTGCATCCCGCGACGACCATGGGCCCGCTCAACAACGCCAAGGTGGCGGCCAAGGTGCGCGCGCATGTGGACGAGGCCATCGCGCAGGGTGCGCGCCTGCTGCACGGCGGCCGGGCGCGGCCGGACCTGGGCAGCGACCTCTTCTTCGAGCCGACCGTGGTGCGCGACGTGACCCCGACCATGCGGCTGTGCCGGGAAGAAACCTTCGGCCCCGTCGTGCCGGTCATCGCCTTCCAGGACGAAGCGCAGGCCCTGACCCTGGCCTTGCAGAACGACTACGGACTCTCGGTGGGCGTTTTCACGCAAGACATCGGCCGCGGCATCGCCATGGCCAAGGCGATCCCCGCCGGCATCGTCAACATCAACGCGGGCACGACCTGGTGGGAGCTTCACCTGCCGTTCGGCGGCGGCTCCGGCAAGAAAAGCGGCATCGGCCGGCTGGGCGGCATGCACACACTGGAGGCGATGACCGAGATCAAGATGATCACGGTCACGCTGCCGGGTTGAGCCTCTCGACGCCGAAGCTTTGGCGCGCCGGGACTATTCCGACTTTCCCCTCGCGCGCCCCGGCTTCACGGGCCGCTGCCACCCTTGCATGTACGCGATCAGCGACTGCGACAGGTGGTTGGCTGCGAGCGACAGGCGCCGGGAATAGCTCGCGACCAGCGTGGCGCGCGCCGAGCGCAGCGACGCATCGGTGAGCGGAATGGCCACCACCTTGCCGGCCTCGATCAGCGGCGCGACCACGTCGCTCGGCTGGAAGGTGATGAGGTCCGACTCCGCGACCAGCCGGCTCGCAAAGGACAGCGAGTTCGTCTCGACCGCGATGTTCAACTTGAACTTGCCCTTGGAGCTGACGCGGTCGACCAGCTGGCGCAGGCCGAAGGAGCGGTCGGGCAACGCAAGCGGCGCATCGGCGACCTGCGCGAGCGTGCAGCTGCGCAGTTGTGCCAGCGGATGCTGCGGCGACGCGATCACGCACAGCGGCTGCTCGATCTTCTGCAGCTCGATGAGGTCGGGCCGCGGCGAAGCGCCGAACAGAATGCCCAGGTCGTACTTGTGCTCCGCCACCGACTCGCCGACCGCATGCGACCCCATGAGGTCGAGCGAGAAGGTGATGCCCGGGTGCGTGCGGATGAAGTTCGGCATGAAGCTCGTGAGCAGGCCGTGCAGGATGCCTTCCACGCACCCCACGCGCACATGGCCCTTGGCCAGTGTTTCGTACTCGTGGATCTGGCCCTTCAGGTCGGCCAGCTGCGTCTTGTTGTCCTGTGCATAGCGCAGCAGCAGCTCTCCGGCCGCGGTCAGTGCCATGCCGCGTGCGTGGCGCTCGAACACGGGCACCCCCAGTTCGTCTTCGAGCAGCGCGATCTGCCGGCTGACGGCGCTCTGGGCGACGAAGAGCTTTTCCGCCGCCACGCGCACCGAGCCAAAGGCCGCGACCTCGTAGAAGTACCGAAGGGTTGTGGATTCGATCATGCGTGCACTCTACGGGATGGCAGGGACGAGGCGCGGCGACGCTCAGTTCGCAGCGCGCGCCTGCCGTGTCAGCATGCGCCCCGCACGCGCGAGCACCCGCGCCTCGCTCGCACCTCGGTACGCGAGCACGCCGTTCACGAACACGCGTTCGATCCCTTCGCTCACGCCCAGTGGCTGGTCGTAGGTCGCGGTGTCGGTGATGGTCTCGGGGTCGAACACCACCACGTCGGCCATCGCGCCGACACGCAGCAGGCCGCGATCCGCGATGCGCAGGTTGCGCGCCGTCATGCCCGTCATCTTGTGCACCGCCTGCTCCAGCGTGAAGAGCTTGCGCTGGCGCCAGTAGCGCGCAAACACGCGGGGGAACGCACCCCAAAGCCGCGGATGCGGATGGCGGTCATGCGGCAGGCCGTCGCTGCCGATCATGGTGCGCGGATGCGCAATGACGCGCTCCACGTCTTCTTCCTGCATCAGGAAATAGCACGCACCGCCGGGCTTCAGGCGCAGGCTGGCCTCCTTCTCGGTGGTGCCCCATTCGCGCGCGATGTCGGCGATGAGGCGGCCGGCCATCTCGGGGTGGGGCTCGGACCAGGTCAGCAGCACGTCGATCACGCCATCGACCATGTCCTCGCGCAGCACGGTGGAGCCGGCCACGTAGGGGTACACGTCCATCGCGATCTCCTGGCGCTGCGACAGGGCGTCAATCAGCGGCAGCGTTTCTTTGGTGCGGCCCCAGTTGGCCGGGCTTGCGCATTTGTGGTGCGAGATGATCAAGGGAACACCGGCTTCAAAAGCGGAGTCGCCGGCCTCATGCATCGCTTCGATGATCTGCTGCATCTCGCTGCGCAGGTGCGTGGCGTACACGCCGCCATGGCGCGCGACGACACGCGCGAGCGCGGTGACCTCTTCGGCCGGTGCGGCAAACGCTTCTTCATAGAACAGGCCTGACGACAGGCCGTGCGCGCCTGCGGCCATGCAGTCGTCGAGCAGCGCGGCCATGTGTGCCAGTTCATCGCCGTTCGCGGGCCGGTCGAGCGCCTGCATCGCCGCGAAGCGCAGTGTGGTGTGGCCGATCAGTGCCGCCACGTTGAGCGCGGGCTGCACCGCATCGACCGCGGCGCGGTACTCGGCCATGGTCGCGTGCTTGAAGGAGTCGGCGCCCAGCAGCGTGAGCGGCGGCTTCGACTGCGGCGTGCGGTACGGCGCGAGCGAAATGCCGCAGTTGCCCGTGACCACGGTGGTGATGCCTTGCGACACCTTGGGCAGGCACAACGGGTCGCGCAACACGATGGCATCGTCGTGCGTGTGCGCGTCGATGAAGCCGGGCGCGATGACCTTGCCGCGGCAATCGATCACGTCGATGTCCGCAATGTTCAGCCCCGCGGGCAACCGCGCGCGCAGGCCTTCGCCGAGCGCGACGATGCGGTCGCCCTGGAGCAGCACGTCGCCGGGCCACGAAGGGCCGCCCGAGCCGTCGACCACGAGGCCGCCTTCGAGCAGCGTCGCGCCGTTCTTCTGTGTGTTCATGGGGGATGCGTCGCCTTGCTCAGAAATGGATCACGACTGCATCGCTCACGCGGTAGTCGTTCTCGACCACGGGCATCCAGTGCCACTTGTCGAAGGTGGTGCAGGGGTGCGAGATGCCCAGGCCGACACGGTCGCCGACGACCGGGGCTTGCGCTTCGTCGTTCGCGTCCCAGCGCAGGTAGGCGTGCTGGTCGTTCAGTGCCGTGACCTTCCAGCTGGCGGGCACCGCGTGCGACTGCAATGCACCGCGTGCTGCGTGTGCAATGGGGATGGGCATGGACATGTCGAAAGAGATGTCGCGCTTGCCCACCGACAGGATCGCCAGGCCCGGCTCGGGTCGCGACTGCACGTTGGCCCAGACCTCCATCGCCGGTGTCAGCCCTTCGCCGCACTCGCACCCCATGCGCTCGTCGGCCACATTCACCATGCGCTTGTAGAAGCCGTGGTCGTGCGTGACGTAGCAGCCCGAACGCAACAGGCCGCGCACCGGCGAGCCCAGTGCGGGCTTCAGGCGCCCGGCCACGAGATCGAAGATGGCCGAGCCGCCGGCCGAGACCAGCACCTCGTCGGTCTCGAAGAGTTGCTGCGTGTCGCAGTGGCGCGCCACGGCTTCGATCCGGTCCATCAATGCCTTGGCAAAGGCCGTGTCCTGCTCGGTGGACCCGGTGGCATTCAGGCCTTCGTAGCTCTCGATGCCCACCAGCTTCGCGGCGCTGCTGGCACGCACTGCACTGGCCACGGCGATCGCTTCGTCGTGCGTGCGGCAACCGGTGCGTCCGCCGTCGATGCCGATCTCGAGCATCACCTCGAAGGGCACACTCGCGGGGTTGCGCTTGGACCAGTCTTCGATGAGCGCCAGCTGTGCGATCGAATCGATCAGGAACACGACGCGCAGGCCGGCATGCGCGCGCAGCAGCATCTGGATGCCGGCCAGGTCTTCGTCGCTCACCACCTGGTTGGCGATGAGCGTGCGACGCACGCCGGCAGCCACGCCTACCGCGAGCTGCGTGACGGTGGCAAAGGTCAGGCCCCAGGCGCCCGCATCCAGCTGGCGCTGGAAGAGCTGCGGCGACATGGTGGTCTTGCCGTGCGGCGCAAGGTCGATGCCCCATTCGCGCACGCGCGCCTGCATCCATTGGAGGTTGTGTTCGAGCGCTTCGCGCTTGAGCACGGCCAGCGGCAGCGGAAGGTCACCGGCCAGCACGTTCCAGCCGGCGGCGCCGATTTCACTGCGTCGGCGCGGTGCCTGGGTGCGCGGATAGCCCTTGAAGTTGCTGCCCAGCAGCGGATCGTTGAGGTTGTCGGTCATGGTCATGCAGCGATGTTGGAGAGCAGATCTTTTCGGAGGCAGGCGCGATAGTGGCCCGCCGAGATTTCTTCGAGGGCGGGCACGGTCTGCGCGCACGCCTCGATGGCATGTGTGCAGCGCGTGCGGAACACGCAGCCCGAGGGCGGCGATATCGGGCTGGGGATGTCGCCCTTCAGGGCAATGCGTTCGGTGGCGAGCGTGGGGTCGGGCCTCGGGCTCGCGGCCAGCAGCGCCTGCGTGTAGGGGTGCAAAGGCCGCGCGAACAGCTCGTCGGTGGTCGCCACTTCCATCACCTTGCCCAGATAGAGCACCACCACGCGGTCGCACAGGTACTCGACCACGTCCAGGTCGTGCGAGATGAAGAGCATGGTGAGACCGAGGCGCTCGCGCAGGTCGGCCAGCAGGTTGATGACCTGCGACTGGATGGACACATCGAGCGCCGACAGCGGCTCGTCGGCCACAATGAACTCGGGCTCCACGGCCAGTGCACGCGCCACGCCGATGCGCTGGCGCTGGCCGCCAGAGAACTCGTGCGGGAAGCGGCTGGCATGCTCGGGGCGCAGGCCCACCGTTTCGAGCAGCTCGGCGATGCGCTTGTCGCGTGCCGCCGCGCCCTTGTGCAGCCCGTGCGTGGACAGCGCCTCGCCGAGGATCGCGCTGATGCGCATCTTCGGGTTCAGGCTCGCGTACGGGTCCTGGAAGATGATCTGCAGCTTGCTGCGCAGCTTGCGCATGCGTTCGCCCGAGAGGCCGCCGATGTCGTCGCCGCGGTACAGCACCTGGCCCTCGGTGCGTTCGACGAGGCGCAGCACGGTGCGGCCGATGGTGCTCTTGCCCGAGCCCGATTCGCCGACGAGGCCGAGGGTCTCGCCGGGGTGGATGGCGAAGGACACGTCGTCCACCGCGCGCACGGGGCGGTCGCTGCTGCCGAAGTATTTTTTAAGTCCGCGGACTTCGATGAGGGGGACGGCGGTGGTCATCATCGTGGGCTTCTTGTATTAGCTCCCTCCCCTTCCGGGGGAGGGTTGGGGTGGGGGCACGACGGCACGGGATGAAGCACTGCGCCGAACGAACGCCGCTTGCCCCCATCCCAGCCTTCCCCCGGAAGGGGAAGGAGCAACACGCCAGGCGGTGCGCTTGTCATGCGACTCTCACCAAAGGCTGGTCCGGCTGCACGCGCACGCAGCGCGCCTGGCGGTCCTGGCGGATGTCGATCAGCGGCGGCATCGCACTGCGGCATTCCGGCAGCGCCTGGTCGCAGCGCGGCTCGAAGGCGCAGCCCGGCGGCGGCGCCAGCGGACTCGACACCTGCCCGCGAATGGCAAACAGCCGCTTGGGCTTGGGCTGCCCAGGAACCCGCGCCTTGCCCGGCAGACACGCCAGCAGGCCCTGCGTGTACGGATGCTCAGGCTGTGCAAAGAGTGGCCGCACGGGCGCTTGCTCGACCACGCGCCCCGAGTACAGCACCACCACGTCGTCGGCATGGTGCGCCACCACGCCCAGGTTGTGCGTGATGAACAGGATGCTCATGCCCGTCTCGGCCTGCAGCCGGCGCATCAGCTCCAGGATCTGCGCCTGGATGGTCACATCAAGTGCCGTGGTGGGTTCGTCGGCGATCAAGAGCGTCGGGTCACAGGCCATCGCGAGCGCGATCATCACGCGCTGGCGCATGCCGCCCGAGAGCTGGTGCGGGTACTCGTGAATGCGTTGGGCAGCAGCCGGAATCTCGACCAGCTCCAGCATGCGCAGCGCATGGACCAGCGCCGCCTTGCGATCGAGCCCCTTGTGCAGGCGCACGCTCTCGGCGATCTGCTCGCCGATGGTGAACACCGGGTTCAGGCTCGTCATGGGCTCCTGGAAGATCATCGACAGCTGGTTGCCGCGCAGCGAGCGCATCTCGCGTTCGCCGATCTGCAGCAGGTCGAGCGTCTTGCCTTCGCGGGTGACGAAAGAAGCCGATCCGCTGACCTGCGCGTTGGCGGTCTTGGGCAGCAGGCGCATCAGCGTGAGGCTGGTGACCGACTTGCCCGAGCCGGACTCTCCGACGAGTGCTGTGGTCTTGCCGGGTTGGATGGAGAAGCTCACATCGGCCACCGAACGGATCAGGCCGTCTTCGGTAGGGAAGCTGGTGCTCAGGTTGGTGACCGTGAGACGTGGGGTGGTGTTCGTGGTGTTCATCACGAGGTCTTCTTGAGCTTCGGATCGAGCAGGTCGCGCACGCCATCACCGAGCAATTGCAGCGACAGCGCCGTGAAGATGATCGCCAGCCCCGGGAACAGCACGACCCAGAAGGCCTGGTGCGCGTACTGCTGGCTGCCGGCGACCATCGTGCCCCAGGTGGGGATCTCGGGCGGCACGCCGACGCCGAGGAACGACAAACCCGCTTCGGCC
This window harbors:
- a CDS encoding SDR family oxidoreductase, giving the protein MTLVTGAAGGIGQALCRRVLQAGDRLIALDHDAGALDRLAGVLAGQGVSADDLARLHPLVADVTDCAGLCDKVAGAAAVVGPVDVLVSNVGAARGPTVRKTTPQDWQADIQLNLNGAFHCVEAVREAMVERRSGQLVLIGSVNALTTLGHPAYSAAKAALVSYTRSLAMELGGYGIRANIVLPGTVKTPAWQARADKNPQVFEQLKKWYPLGDFATPDDVADAVLFLASPAARVITGVALPVDAGLMSGVLPMAREITVEDY
- a CDS encoding ABC transporter ATP-binding protein; translation: MAQVQLKQLRKDFAGVPVVHGIDLDIAHGEFVVLVGPSGCGKSTLLRMIAGLEPISGGELRIGGARANDLSPQKRNISMVFQSYALYPHLSVYENIAFGPRTRGEAESEFRPRIEKAAGLLNLTPYLDRLPRALSGGQRQRVAMGRAVVREPALFLFDEPLSNLDAQLRVQMRAEIKALHQRLGNTMVYVTHDQVEAMTMADRIVVMRAGRVEQVGAPLALYDRPVNRFVAGFIGSPAMNFTQGQVHREHGRTWLALPDGQTWHLPTSGCTPLLADGQHILLGLRPEHLQLAPEGLALRVILTESTGDKTQIYGTVAGSETPWCVSVHDRVALKPGDLVRLQVRDGASTHCFDAQTERHVGVAAPAPAGHRPSVSSADARASGSEGQRHAASIAYSYG
- a CDS encoding carbohydrate ABC transporter permease, translated to MQNPVRGPALAWGLIAPSLLLTIFILAYPLSTLVFQSVHDISRFGLLRAFNGLDNFRTVFTDPVFAHVVWRTVQWTVCVVGGAVLCAVPIALILQQDFYGRGVARTIVMLPWAVSLTMTAIVWTWSFNGQYGMVNASLAMVGVIQEPINWLADGQLAFWVEVGVGILVSIPFTVTIFLGGLSSVSQDIYEAADIEGASRWRQFRRLTLPLLKPFIHMAIVLNVIYVFNSFPIIWIMTQGGPDNATHILVTWLYQLGFRMGRPGEAAAISLVMLALLLAFTVFYLRLQKRQSAKAAA
- a CDS encoding carbohydrate ABC transporter permease, whose translation is MIRSDKLVRSLWCWLLLLPLVVVVIFPLAVMFFTALKPASEIYVYPARWLPQQWQWSNFSAMWTQTGFGRALLNSLLVSLCATVLTIAVSVPSAYALARLKFRGQGGYRQFLLITQMISPVLLVVGLFKMAASLPWFDGGNMTDSRLSVVIAYGAFGIAFAVWMMTSYFETIPRDLEESAWLEGSGPVRTVFKVFLPLALPAMAVTALVTFVNAWNEFAVVYTLIRSTEKQTLTVLVTNMVAGQYVVQWELVMAAAICAVVPVAILFAWMQRYMVQGLTAGSVK
- a CDS encoding ABC transporter substrate-binding protein, whose protein sequence is MKKRNTTLLASAILLGLSSLTAHAGNIRIAMSSYSDNTRPWLEALAREYEKANPGDKVKVEVGSWENMQQKLQAEIASNNPPDLTHVATRWVGDFVNDDLVEPVDNYANTAFKERFIPAFLNAGNIKGKPYALPIAASVRAMFYNKDMLSKAGFPNGPKTWDDVIAASKKIKATGAYGYGIQGKDLDTDTYFYYALWSMGGDVLDAGNKAAFNSPTGVKAATLYKSMIDQGLTEPGVAGNTRYDLHNLFKQGRLGMVISLPPLAKEIAKDAPQLKYGIAGVPNGGKDITFGVTDSIMMFKTSKNKETAQKFLSFMFSKNARLKFDQGEGFMPVTREVANDPVFKDDPVLSEFVTLLPNARFAPLVAGWEDSAQAVTNALQAIYQGKAEPKAALDKAAAEANTKLNKK
- a CDS encoding DJ-1/PfpI family protein, whose translation is MARKILMLCGDYAEDYETMVPFQTLLAVGHTVHAVAPDKKAGDWVHTAIHDFEGAQTYSEKPGHRFTLNATFDDVRPEAYDALVIPGGRAPEYLRMHPRVVEIARHFLATDKPVAAVCHGAQLLAATGLIKGRKVSAYPACQVEVELAGAEYMGIPVDQAVTDRNLVTAPAWPAHPAWLSQFLVVLGTRIEH